The proteins below are encoded in one region of Acanthochromis polyacanthus isolate Apoly-LR-REF ecotype Palm Island chromosome 4, KAUST_Apoly_ChrSc, whole genome shotgun sequence:
- the zgc:109982 gene encoding LOW QUALITY PROTEIN: retinol dehydrogenase 8 (The sequence of the model RefSeq protein was modified relative to this genomic sequence to represent the inferred CDS: inserted 2 bases in 2 codons; deleted 1 base in 1 codon; substituted 2 bases at 2 genomic stop codons), with protein MNQKVVLITGCSSGIGLALAARIAKDEKKRFMVYATMRNLXKGEALVEAAGRTLGRTLEIKQLDVCDEASIKACVDSLPERRVDILISNAGWVXLDPSSVQSIDEMKTVMDTNFFGLVRLLKELLPDMKRRKXGHVVVISSVMGIQGENLYIGQSGQCLSVMLCLNSVFLCFRNLFNDVYAASKFAVEGFCESLAVQALRFNLKXDTDSIMLQNQVPVITEFERKVYEEGLKTDLSKADKVTADMFTNIYLKNYKQIFETLGQTPEDIAEHTFKIITMEDPPFRHQTTLLHPMTTLKYADPNGDLPIDTFYKMVFEHDKVFNASLNFLKLLRWRSRKSFTLDKDKSN; from the exons ATGAACCAGAAGGTGGTACTCATCACGGGCTGCTCCTCCGGCATCGGCCTCGCTTTGGCCGCCCGCATCGCAAAAGATGAGAAGAAGAGATTCATgg TCTATGCCACCATGAGGAACC AGAAGGGCGAGGCGCTGGTTGAGGCAGCAGGTCGGACTCTGGGCAGGACTCTGGAGATCAAGCAGCTGGACGTTTGTGATGAAGCCTCCATCAAAGCCTGCGTGGACAGTCTTCCTGAGCGCAGGGTGGACATCCTCA TAAGTAACGCGGGATGGGTCTGATTGGACCCATCGAGTGTCCAGTCTATTGATGAGATGAAGACTGTCATGGACACCAACTTCTTTGGGCTTGTGCGACTGCTGAAGGAACTCCTACCTGACATGAAGCGAAGGA AGGGACATGTTGTGGTCATCAGCAGTGTCATGGGCATTCAGGGTGAGAACCTCTACATTGGTCAATCAGGACAATGTTTGTCTGTGATGCTGTGTCTTAACAGTGTCTTTCTCTGTTTCAGGAATTTATTCAATGATGTCTATGCAGCATCCAAGTTTGCAGTGGAAGGCTTTTGTGAG AGCTTAGCAGTACAAGCTCTCAGGTTTAATCTGAAGTAAGATACTGACTCTATTATGCTGCA AAACCAGGTCCCAGTAATAACAGAGTTTGAGCGGAAGGTTTATGAAGAAGGCCTGAAGACTGACCTGAGCAAAGCTGACAAAGTGACGGCCGACATGTTCACCAACATCTACTTAAAGAACTACAAACAAATCTTTGAAACCCTTGGCCAGACACCTGAAGACATAGCAGAG CATACTTTCAAGATCATCACCATGGAGGATCCTCCTTTCCGTCATCAGACAACACTCTTACACCCCATGACAACACTCAAGTATGCCGACCCCAACGGCGACCTTCCAATTGACACATTTTACAAAATGGTGTTCGAACACGACAAAGTCTTCAACGCCAGCCTGAACTTCCTCAAACTGCTGCGCTGGAGAAGTCGAAAGAGTTTTACTTTGGACAAGGACAAGAGTAactga
- the dr1 gene encoding LOW QUALITY PROTEIN: protein Dr1 (The sequence of the model RefSeq protein was modified relative to this genomic sequence to represent the inferred CDS: inserted 1 base in 1 codon) gives NDDDLTIPRAAINKMIKETLPNVRVANDARELVVNCCTEFIHLISSEANEICNKSDKKTISPEHVINALESLGFASYITEVKDVLQECKTVALKRRKASSRXENLGIPEEELLRQQQELFAKARQQQAELAQQEWLQMQQAAQQAQMAAASASAAQQAGSSQDEDEDDDM, from the exons AACGACGACGACCTCACCATTCCCAGAGCAGCTATCAACAAGATGATTAAAGAAACTCTCCCCAACGTACGAGTGGCCAACGACGCCAGGGAGCTTGTGGTTAACTGCTGCACAGAGTTCATCCATCTCATATCCTCAGAGGCCAATGAAATATGCAACAAGTCCGACAAGAAGACCATATCTCCCGAGCATGTCATCAATG CCCTAGAGAGCCTCGGTTTCGCATCTTACATCACTGAGGTGAAAGACGTCCTGCAGGAATGTAAAACTGTCGCCCTGAAGAGGAGGAAGGCCAGCTCTC TGGAGAACCTGGGCATCCCAGAGGAAGAGCTCCTCAGACAACAACAGGAATTGTTTGCCAAG gcGCGACAGCAGCAGGCGGAGCTCGCTCAGCAGGAGTGGTTGCAGATGCAGCAGGCGGCCCAGCAGGCACAGATGGCAGCAGCATCTGCCAGCGCCGCCCAGCAAGCCGGTTCCTCTCAGGATGAAGACGAAGATGATGACATGTGA
- the LOC110969353 gene encoding LOW QUALITY PROTEIN: protein wntless homolog (The sequence of the model RefSeq protein was modified relative to this genomic sequence to represent the inferred CDS: inserted 1 base in 1 codon), protein MAGAIIENMSSXKLVVFGFFILIIQVFSILVGALIAPSPTSAIRYLATKCINRHRTRVWLMPWGSNRCQQVHSFDEPLAKMLDANDIVFAVHVPLPNKEMSPWFQYMLAVLQFDIAFKMINQIKDDVIVTIDARLAYRDDLKSEWTTKFHSVEQRPLKCTFAVPKTYENEGRFYHCDPVPLMEMGNVAHKYFLVNLRLPVNDTINDGIGEIKDIHIVGIHQNGGFTKVWMSMKTVFTPWIFVATAWYWHRISIMARPPVLLEKVIFALGISMTFLNVPVEWLSLGFEWTWMLLFEDAQQGVFYSALFCFWIIFCGEHLMDQSQRNRLLAYWWQVGLVVFGSCVLLIFDLSERGVHLSNPFYSVWGSDFGTNVALTFIIVAAISVCLYFFSLCRMVCCVFRNIGGKVQQLPAMPEARRLRYKGIIFRFKFLMLVTLACAAMTVIFFILNQISEGHWHWGDCTLQVHSAFLTGIYGMWNLYVFTIIFLYAPSHKHNRNKSRDSQHTECITDMTEKPESQETQLTCGEQGPTEAYRITGKMAED, encoded by the exons ATGGCAGGAGCAATCATAGAGAACATGAGTA AAAAATTGGTTGTATTTGGTTTCTTTATTCTTATTATCCAAGTTTTTTCCATCTTGGTTGGAGCATTGATTG CTCCCAGTCCCACCAGTGCCATCCGCTATTTGGCCACCAAATGCATTAACCGCCACAGGACACGTGTCTGGCTCATGCCGTGGGGTTCCAACCGGTGCCAGCAGGTCCACAGTTTTGACGAACCTTTGGCAAAAATGCTGGATGCGAATGACATTGTTTTTGCTGTGCATGTACCTCTACCCAACAAGGAGATGAGCCCCTGGTTTCAGTACATGCTGGCTGTTCTGCAGTTTGACATTGCCTTCAAAATGATCAATCAGATCA AGGATGATGTCATCGTCACTATTGATGCTCGTCTGGCATACAGGGATGATTTGAAGTCCGAGTGGACCACAAAGTTTCACTCAGTGGAGCAAAGGCCGCTCAAGTGCACATTTGCAGTCCCAAAG ACATATGAAAATGAAGGCCGCTTTTATCACTGTGACCCCGTACCATTAATGGAAATGGGAAATGTGGCGCACAAATATTTTTTAGTCAACCTGCGTTTGCCGGTGAACGACACAATAAATGATGGCATTGGAGAAATAAAAGACATCCATATAGTG GGCATCCACCAGAACGGAGGCTTCACTAAAGTGTGGATGAGCATGAAAACGGTGTTCACTCCCTGGATATTTGTGGCAACAGCCTGGTATTGGCACAGGATTAGCATCATGGCAAGACCCCCAGTCCTTTTAGAAAA GGTGATTTTTGCTCTGGGCATCTCAATGACCTTCCTGAACGTGCCGGTGGAGTGGCTGTCTCTGGGGTTTGAGTGGACATGGATGCTGCTGTTTGAAGACGCCCAGCAGGGAGTGTTCTATTCCGCACTCTTCTGTTTCTGGATCATCTTCTGTGGTGAACACCTCATG GACCAAAGTCAGAGGAACAGGCTCTTGGCGTACTGGTGGCAAGTTGGACTTGTGGTGTTTGGCTCATGTGTTCTCCTCATATTTGACCTGAGTGAAAG GGGGGTTCATTTGAGCAATCCTTTCTACAGTGTGTGGGGATCAGACTTTGGGACAAATGTTGCA TTGACCTTCATTATTGTGGCAGCTATTTCGGTTTGTCTTTATTTCTTCTCGCTGTGTCGCATGGTGTGCTGTGTGTTCAGGAATATTGGTGGGAAAGTGCAGCAACTCCCTGCAATGCCAGAGGCGAGGAGGCTTCGCTACAAG GGTATAATCTTCCGGTTTAAGTTTTTAATGCTAGTAACTCTCGCATGTGCAGCTATGACAGTCATCTTCTTCATCCTTAATCAG ATCAGTGAAGGTCACTGGCACTGGGGAGACTGCACTCTCCAAGTCCACAGTGCTTTTCTCACAGGGATCTACGGCATGTGGAACCTGTATGTCTTCACCATCATCTTCCTCTATGCTCCCTCACACAAGCACAACAGAAACAAGTCGAGAGACAGTCAGCACACAG AATGCATTACAGATATGACAGAGAAGCCGGAAAGCCAagaaacacagctgacatgtgGAGAGCAGGGACCAACGGAGGCCTACAGGATCACCGGGAAGATGGCTGAGGATTAA